CCTCAAGGGGGATGGGCCACCTAAATACAACTATGAGTCACTAACATTATCAGTGTCCTCAGTACAAACGCATTCAATTTGACAGAAGATTTGCCATTAATTTATGCAAGCAAAATGAGTGACTtgtatttcagaacagaaagattttttctgtttttagagCACTATGTTCTCTGCAATGTCATCTTTCCAGATTCCACATCTGCCATTTAATAAAGAATCATGAGAACAAAGTAATCACTCAGATGgcaggtttggttttttttaagaactgtgaTTAAGTCAAGCATTTTCTATGTTCTACTTGCTGAGATTTGCAATAAGTATTGTGATTTGACTTTAACTCATTGACCAAATGCTTTgactgctgaaataaatgcatttctggTGATGCACACAGACAAAACCTCAACTGCTGAACACACCTGAATTAGTATTcctcctgaaaaaataaaaaaataaaaaatgtagctTATGCTACAACTGCTTCAGCGCCTtcaaaattttgttaaaatacttACAAGATCCATCCACCTATTCTTCTGTAGAAGCAGTAgccattttaaatgaatgtttcatGTTAAGATGCTTAAGTTACAGCTACTCTACCCAGAGGCATCCCTTCAAGACTGCACTTACACTTTTTCGGCAGTGATAACaccatattttttctctcactcCAATACTGTAGGACTGCCACTTCCTAACTGCgcacttttaaattaataattcatGAAGAAATGGAGCCtggtaaaaagaaatattagttCCAAACTAAGCTTGTCTAATTAAAGAGCTTACCTCCTAAAGGTAAGAGGGCAACACCCctacaatacagaaaaaaacatgcaggcTTCCTCACCCTTAGCTCTCTGTAATCACACAAACCTCATTTTGTATCAAACTAGATTGTTTGGATCAATCAAAAACATGTATGGTGGCCAAGACACTTTAAAAAACTTTCACAACAATTCcgccaaagaaagaaaactgaaacatttacCACCTGAGTTGCtggtctgttttctttctacagtTTATAGATGCTTCTGTGTTACCAGAAAATAGCTCACTCAATCTctgtttcttgttgttgttttgttttaaatgctgtttattgAATCACCAGCACATCTATATAATCAATAACATTCAAGAAATTTGCCAGAAATTGCTTTTTACTTGGCTAACAAATGGAGTATTAAATACTGTATAAAACAATTCTGAGATACAGATAAACTACTTCATGGAAGTTTGACACTCTTCTGCTTTGAATTTCTGTTTATCATTTTTAACTGTGCTCCTTCCCCTCAGTGGAGCCCATTTACTATCCATACGCATATCTCATCACCATTTTGTGCTGCTACCTCTGCATGCTGCACAACTACAGTAAAGCTAAGTACTACTTCATAAAGTTGGTGGCCTGATGTGCTGTAGTATCAGCACACTGAATGGCTGCATTTTATGGAAAGCTTACGTTGAACTACACTTATCTGCAAGATTTCACAGAAGTTTCTCAGAAGTTCAGTTTTCATGACAAAAAACACAGCCTTATTTATATGttaacacaaataaatacatagttTGGTATGTATAACATAGCTTCATTCACTGGTGTGAAAACACTCACTtgtatttcttgctttaaaaatatgatgcTTATCAATGCCATACGGTCTTATACGTTCTTCACTGGAAGTAACAAACAACTATTACAAATATGAAAAGCTATCAGTCATAATTAGTTTTAGCTCTGGGTGTTGTACTTCCACGACACAAAACTGAGGAACAGGGACTCCACTAATTCCTAAACCTAGAGATGTTTGTAAGACTTCTAAAATCTTGTACTAAACCTGGAAATGCCTTGTCTGGTATTATCTAGGGTATTCTGGATAAGATGACAGATAATAGCACACTTTTTATTTAAGCCAAGGAAAAAGTATGAGAATCGAAAGTTAACACAGGAAATTTAGTTTGAATTAACTAGGAAGCAGTGAAGAGGGTTTTTCAAGGCTGTCTGCATCGTTCCAGAACTATAAACCAAGTACTGACTTTCTTCTAAATAGGATGTAGTACCAAAAATTGAAGGGCTCAGGAATATGCGCTAATTCCATCCACATGAAAGAGATGGGAGATTATTGCTATTTTAATGACAACACATAGTAAATCTGCTACTTCAAACAGGGAACCAGTTATATGAAGTCTACGTTTAACAGcaacatattttgctttatatgaggcagaaaaggaaatggaaataagactttaaaatacttagtatattataattaaaataaaaaaaaatatttaagaactgTTAACTAAAACAACCACTCAAAAGGAACcatatgaaagaagaaattaagttGATGAGCTCTGCAAAAATCCTAGGAACGTCCATGTTGTATAGCATCTGCAGACAGGAAATTCTAATTATTACTCTGTGGTTTGCTgctgagatttttcaaaatgtctgtCCATTCAAATTCATTTGGTTCACCAACTATAGGCATTTGCATGGAATCTTTCTGATATAAACCCATAAAGTGTCACTGCAAAGGCATTATTACTACAgaaaagtagcatttttttctttagatcgGAAGATTATGATTGTGATATGCAAAAGAATGATAGAATGAAGTTGCAGACAATGACCCAGCAAGCacaaaaacagaataacaaaataCCCCAGTTGCCACCATCTTCCATATCTCTGCACAAATTCCTCATTCTCCTCTAGCTTTCAGTTCCTGCATGATGCAGGAAGACGCACATTGTACTCTGGGAAGATGCTGTAAGGTTATGATCCATTAATGACTGTGAAGCACTTGGATACACCTTGGATACACATTCCAAAGAAAGAATTTAGTCCTCAATATGCAGGCACCTTGAACAAAAGTACTGTCAGTCCATATACAACTGACCAGAAAATTATTCAGCATTCACAACCTCCTTGTCCTTATGTAATATAGCAAGCAATATGTTTGAgggggttggtttttttttcagatcactACTGTAACCATGAAGTTTAATGTTAAAGTTTGCCAAGACAAACTAAAAGGGTAAAACTTAAGTAAAGGATACCCAATTTCATGTAGTCCTAGCAGGCTGCTGCCCCAAATGAAGCTCTTCTGTAGAATGGGGATGCATACACAGGCATTAATGTCACCATTTAGAAATAGATGTTGCCAAGTAGACTTTTGGAGACATACAGGGGCAAGAGCTGGATATTAAGAAAAGAATGAGCAAACCAATTAACTAAttttcaaagccaaaataaatttgttagtattttaaagtattaattAATTAGAAGAAAGATGTCTTCCTAAAATTCTGTTGGGATTCGATCCTTTTCTGCAGTTATTTACTTACAATGGCATCAACCTGTTCCAGGATCTTCATGAACTGCTCTGCAGTTCCTTTTATCCTCTTGTCAAGCTGTTTTAGAGCTTCTGCTTGCAGATCCTTTGCCAAAAATCCCTGGTAAGGAAAAAGAgggcaggaaaaacaaaattccacaCCTTACTGAATGAtcagcttagaaaaaaatctctcaatatgccacattaaaaaaagatcttttacTATTTTGGTAGTTTCAAGTACAAAGGGGACTCCAATCTCAATCTTTATTCAATTACTCTGTACTATCAAGGAAGCCTAGCAGATCTTACTGGTTAAGCGATTAAACAAAACTCAAAGTATTGAGGCATTCTTCTTTGAACTTCGACAGAattctgtctgtttttccagatctacaaaatattatttattcaatGTGCTACAATATTTACCCTTTTTCAGTGCCATACATTTCTCCAGTTTGGAAACTCAAAAATGgcatttgaaattcagaaaaaaatgtatttattctatgataaaatatttttacaatcaTATTATTATTCAACAGTTAAGAGGGACAGCCTATTACTTACTACACAAAACCTTTAGAAGGttgtgtgtggctttttttcttttttttgtttgttgattgtttttattttatttaaatatatatacctacaaaacagttttgtaaaGATATaaaatgacacaaagctggCATACCTTCTGGATACTTGTGAACTCTTTATTAACTTCCTCTAACTTATTAGCTATTTGCTCCACTGACTTCTCCAGatcttttaacttctttaattCAGCCTCTTCTTCTGGACTATTCTGTgtattcaaaaggaaaatattcacaaCTACAGAACAGAGTCACTATGCAGCTAAAGAGCAGCAACAGTGGTGAGAGAGACATAAAGGCTTTTGTTGACTTAAAGCATGTACTGCACTGTGGTTTTCCTTTCCGTAATTTAGTGCCTACCAAATAAGCTTTTCTCCAAGCTTACTAACAAATACAGTTAAAGTGGCAATGCATATAAACACCTTAAAGGATACAAAtttgaagtgaaaaagaaaagtgcaaacaatttttctgttattattttactattttgtaAGTAGAGGTAACTTGATATCAGGTGATATTACCTTGTACTCTACTTGGCAAAGCCAGTCACAGGTCATTTCACTAGAAATAACCCAGCAGGCTCAGTAgcaacagtttttgtttttttcccccaccagAAAAATAAGAGGTTCAGGAGCAGTCAGAAGTAACACATTAGGCAGAAGGCTGTCAATaatgtaatttcagaaatgtagaGCTGTACAAGCTGCAGACTTATTTGCAGAACAATATGAGAATGAACTCAGCTTTGTGGGCAGGTGAACAAGATTAGTTTTATGCTGTAAGCAGTATCTATGTTCAGAGGCTGAATAACTAACAGGAAATAGGATAATGtataaaaaatgcaattctgAAAGTAACACTAACCCTTTTTCCAATCAACATGACTTTGCAACCGTTTTTAACACCAAGTGCTGACAACGGTTGTTCCAATTCTTTCAGAGACTTTCCTAAAcagaaggggagagagggaaaaaaatagttaaaatattaCTAATTACAGTTAGTGGCATAAGAACgtctttttaaagacattcaAAACATGGACACCTGAAAGCAACTATGATGAAGCATCTATAAGAAACACCGACAGATTTACAAGTTACCTTTGTATATAAGTTTCTGAAATGGAACTGGAACACCAGTGACTTGTTCAATAAGTAGAGCCATGTCTTGTAGTGTAGGTTCACTATCTTCCTGTGGAGAAGCAACCTGAATACTGTGTTTTTCATTgcctaacaaaaaaaacaaaacaaaacaaacaaacaaaagtaataCTTATTATTACCTGGAAAATATCATAGGGAATCAGTTTCTAATATATGTTTCCATTAACAAAGAAAGTTCTCAAGTCAGCAACTCCCACATACgatcttaattttaaatgaaaggattcatagaatcatctaggttggaaaagaccttcaagatccAGCCttcaacctgacctaccaagtcccatcactaaaccatgccccttAATGCCACAACTATCACTATTCTCTTGCAACtttctaatgtattttcttcctcttaaagTGACTTCCgctgaaaactttcttttcctttctagtAGCCTGAAGAGTTGGGTCAAGAGTATTCTACCAGCATAATGATCCTGCTACACATTATTCTCCATCTCTTTTCAACAGCGTATGACCTAGATAACCTAAAAGCTAAAGCATTAAAGTCCACAACTTTATGATCTGTTTTACTTCCTAGTTATAGGAACTTCTAATGGTGTAAGTCTTGGGGAATCTGAGACAATTTATCACTACCTTTGCTCCCCAGTCCTTACACATGTGAAGCAAGCAGTCAATATCCATGCTGTCTCCCCTCCATCCAACAGAATTCTCATAGTCCAAAGATTACTTCTGCCCATAATATTGCTGATATGCAGCCTCAGCCACCTTCAGAAGTCTCATCCTACAtgtctgtggtggttttacccagctgggcagccaaaCTCCACCATAGCTGTTCTCTCagtccccctcctcaaaggaaaaaggggagaaaatatgatgaaaagggctcatggattgagataaggacagggagatcgctcaacaattacCACCaggggcaaaacagactcagcacagggagattaatataatttattgcctattactaacagactggaacagtgagaaactaaaagacaactaaaaacactttcccccccatccatcctcttctacctcctcccccctgagcggcgcaggggaactgggaatgggggctgtggtcagtccctgatgcttttGTCATCTGCTACTCCCTCatggtcactccctgcccctgctccacgtggggtccctcccacgggatgccgtccttcccaaactgatccggcatgggcttcccacaggcagcagctcttcaaggactgctccagatatgggtccttaccacggggtccatccatcccccaggagcaaactgctccagcacgggtcccccacgggtggcagctccccccagaccccctgctcctgcgtgggctcctctccacgggctgcagctccggcccggggcctgctcctgcgggggctctccatgggccgcagcctcctccaggccacatccacctgctccaccgggggctcctccacgggggggctgcagcgtggagatctgctccatgtgggacccatgggctgcagggggacagcctgctccaccaggggcctctgcacaggccacaggggaacttctgctgcatgcctggagcgcctcctgccctgctcctgcactgaccttgggggctgcagggctgcttctctcacattttcttacTGCTCTCTCATGGCTGCTGCTAtgcattattttccctttcttaaacctgctctcccagaggcccacccagcgttgctccctggctcagctctggccagcagcaggtcccttttggagctggctggagctggctctgatctgacatggggcagctgctgggctctgctcacagaggctacccctgcagcccccctgctaccaaacccttgccattCAAACCCAATACATTGTCACCTTCTGCTAATGGTACCTCCTACCCAGACTCCCTAAAATTACTTGCACGCAAACAGCAGGAATTTCTTAGAAGAAAGGAATGTGTCTATTAATCTCTGCATCGCAACGGATCTGTAACCTCTGCTCCCACACATTTAAGGGTCTGTCAATTTGAAAGCACCCACAGGAATCAGCCCCCACTGGCTACAAGGGAAATTAAGACAGGCATTTCTTTAGTTTACAGGAAGAGAAAGCTCCGGAACAAATACCAGAAGGAAAGCTATTCTTACGCCACCAATTTTTAAGCGCATTAATCTTTTGCAAAGACAAGTGCTAGgaacattgattttaaaatgttccagtCTACCACAGTCACACAAGCTACACTGAGACCATAAACACTTGCAATCTCccaacagtatttttaaatggttttaactTCAGAATAACACTATACCAACTCTCCCTGAAACATTTGCCATAAACAGACCTCCCAATttgctctgttaaaaaaaaactaacaacaatacaaaaagaaaatttcagtccTAACCTTGATGTATTTCAAAAGGTTGATACATACagaattctttgaaaaaaagaaaaaagaaaaagaaaaagaaaaagaaaaagaaaaagaaaaagaaaaagaaaaagaaaaagaaaaagaaaaagaaaaagaaaaagaagcaaatggagaagagaaaagctgaagtttgcCTAGTAATAGAAACAGTTTTAACAACGAATTATGAACACCACTTTGGGCAGACTAACACAAGTTTTACTGTCAATTCACAGAAGAGTGAAATCACCACGAAGAACATCTCCTGGGTTAGAACCGGTATCATGGCTTAATCCGTTTGTTttagtaaatgaaaatactaatttaaaataatgactaCTGTAAAACtccaaaatcttttaaaaaacagcatcaaTTAAATGTCTTGCAGATTGTGAAGTGACGTATGTGGATTTGCTGTTGCTCTTTCTTAACctttatttccatctttccCTACGCTcactctctcacacacacaacTTTAATAAAGATGCCTGTGCAAAGTAGTAACAGCACCTGACAGCTAGCAGAAAATTAAGTCCAAGATAAAGTGTGCCTACTGTTTGTTAATTATTAATAGCAAAGTAATTACCAGGTAATAactggaaagagagaaacattCTCAGATAAGTCTGTCAGTAAACCTCCCAGATCAAATGGAGCTCTCTGAAGGCATCAAAGAGCATAGTAATCATGACGATCCAAACAGATTATTCCACAAAGTGCCTCACCACCAAAAATTCTTAGATAAAACTTCCAAGTGATTAAGGTAACGTTTGCGCAAAATAATGGATCAAGCATAACAGTTCGAAAACAGGaatgagcaaacaaaaataagcaaacgAGCTCTAAAGGTGGAAAGAATGGCACCAACATTGTGCAAAAAGGACAGGAGCAGAGCTCATTgttcaacaattaaaaaataacccaTAAATAACTCAAGTTCTTGAACAAAATCGCTAATGAAAATACCACTGATTATATCCTACTATCCTCAGCATTCCTCCTACTGCCTAACCTAAATCCACTTTATTAACTGTAGTATTTTGATGAAGTCCAGGCTATTGTTACCTTTTTGCAGTAACCTTCTATATTTATTTGCAGAGTCAATCACATCTTCCTTTCCACTTTCACCTCCCTCCTCctacttcttttctccaaaaaaaaaaaaaacgttcaGTTGTTCCAGCATGCCTTTGAGTAATGTTTCACCAGATCAGCACCCAACTgctgatcacagaatcacagaatggctgaggttggcagggacctctgcagaTCATCTAATCCAAACCCCCTGCCGAccaggatcacctagagcactgcgcaggatggcatccagatgggttttgagtatctccagagaacgagactccacaacctctctgggcagcctgtcccagtgctccgtcaccctcatagtaaagaagcGCCCTCTCATACTgagccggaacctcctgtgcttcagtttgtgcccgtcgtttctcgtcctgtcactgggcacaactgaacAGAAAACGGCTCCATCCTTTCGACACCTTCCCCTTAcacatttatacacattgatgaggtctcccctcagtcttctcttttcgAAGCTAAACACGCCCAGCTCTCTGAACGACAGGTGCTCCTGTCATCTcatcatcttagtggccctcctctggactcgccccagtagctccatgtccccctggtactggggagcccagaaccgGACACAACGACCCCTTTCTCTCAAGCAGCCACCCCTTTCCTTTGCAATCTCACCTCTCCCTAGCCCAAAATTCTGAATTCATGCAGCAAATAAGATGAGGGTCGAGGGTCCCCCAGGCAGCACCTGCCTTTACATACCGCGCTGGCCACCACAAGCGCTCCCCGCTGCGTGCCTCCGGCAGGGCCAGCCCTGCCACCTGCTCGCACAGCACCCTCCCGCTGGAGCCACACCACCTCGCCGATACGGAAAATAACGGAAAATCCCTTTTTTATCCCCTTTCTGTTGGATCCGCTCGAGCGACCCACGTGGAGGGAGAGGGCGGGGAAGACGCGGCCAGCCGAGGCCGCCCTCTGGCTCCGGCTCCAGCCCCCGCCCCACCCGCCCGGCGgtcccccggcagcccccggcccttACTGTAAGTGACGGTGACCGTAAcggcggccccggccgccgccatcTCGCAACCGCCTGCCGGGGCGCGCGGCTGGCGCGTCACTTCCGCCCTGCGAAGGACGGGGAGGCGCCATGTTCCACCGGGCGGGAGGGGGGTGGGCGGGCTCTCGCTGCCCCGCCGCCATTTTGCGACGGCGGGCGGGGGCTGCGTAACAAACCCAGGGGCAGGATAATACCGGCActaaaaacaccacacaaaagGTTCGGCTACTCCAAGTGCTTTTATGTCAATAAGAATACATAAAGTTAACGAGAACCCTATTTGTTACAGCTTTGAAGGTTGCAAGTACAATAGCATAAAAGTCTCAAGGCTGAagtagtttaaaatgttttcaattcttTTATCAAATAAGCGTAAGGGAGCTATTTtacacagagaaagcagcaacATACAGTATTGTTTCTCGAAACTAAGACAAAATCAGAACAGAACTCAGCTATGAACAGTCATCACTATTCTTCACGTACAACTTTGTCCATGAGACACGGGAAATCAAAACCTATCAGACCGACTGCTTCCATTGAAGGAAGCTGTGCCAAGTTTTTCCATTAATAGAAGAGTCAGTAGTAGAACAactttcttcaaagaaagacCACCACCAGCCATATTGCGTTCTCGGATGTAGTGATATTAAGGTTACACTGGAAGGACAAGTTCTTcaggattttcaaaaataataacaatctTTAATCTTAATTTGATTTGTAAAGTGTAGTTCATTATATCCATTGTGCTTTTGGAACATTTATGTTGCAGGGATCTTTGGCAATCCAAATTCATCCACCAATACGCCATCCtgtaagaaggaaagaaagatgaacagGTTAATAATTCCCAACCCACCAAAGCGCACTGCAAAAGTTTCCTTACAATATTAATTGTGATATACCTGTAACTGTCACATCGCTGGAATCAAAATAAGAACACCAGTGTTGTTCCTCAATAATAAGCTATACTAAAATCCCACATGCAAATATACAGAAGACTTACTTCTATGTTTAAGAATTACTACGCTAACAGCTGTAATGGTATGCTTAAGTTCTACTTGCAGTCTGCTAATGTTAGACAGCAGTTCCAAAATGCCCTTTTAGctctttaaaatgtaagagaaaGCGTTACATATACACAGCATCTAAAACACACCAGATATTAAACAATACTTTTGCCTAAAATATTatgaattacaaaatattaagGATTCCTAATCAAGCAACCCACATAAATTTGGTTAACTCAAAAAAATATACGTAATTTGCTTCTAAGGAGCAAAGGACtcactttgttttttgtgtCAACAGGAGTGCCCTCTGGGATTGCTGGAGCAGATGCAGCTTCGTCTAAGTAGGAATTATCTTCATCAGCCAAAAGCTCATCACCCAATGCATCCAGttctgaaatttaatttgtttggtTGAAAAGTTATGCAAGGAATtccttttgcaaaagaaaagttgTTCTTAAAGAGAAACAGGATTCATACTGAATGCTTACACTTAT
The genomic region above belongs to Cygnus atratus isolate AKBS03 ecotype Queensland, Australia chromosome 2, CAtr_DNAZoo_HiC_assembly, whole genome shotgun sequence and contains:
- the BAG1 gene encoding BAG family molecular chaperone regulator 1 isoform X2, with product MAAAGAAVTVTVTYSNEKHSIQVASPQEDSEPTLQDMALLIEQVTGVPVPFQKLIYKGKSLKELEQPLSALGVKNGCKVMLIGKRNSPEEEAELKKLKDLEKSVEQIANKLEEVNKEFTSIQKGFLAKDLQAEALKQLDKRIKGTAEQFMKILEQVDAIAFLAQCDTIEGNIGQEMDKLQSKNLALVE
- the BAG1 gene encoding BAG family molecular chaperone regulator 1 isoform X1, encoding MAAAGAAVTVTVTYSNEKHSIQVASPQEDSEPTLQDMALLIEQVTGVPVPFQKLIYKGKSLKELEQPLSALGVKNGCKVMLIGKRNSPEEEAELKKLKDLEKSVEQIANKLEEVNKEFTSIQKGFLAKDLQAEALKQLDKRIKGTAEQFMKILEQVDAINLPENFSDCKLKKKGLVKRVQAFLAQCDTIEGNIGQEMDKLQSKNLALVE